A genomic segment from Drosophila willistoni isolate 14030-0811.24 chromosome 2L unlocalized genomic scaffold, UCI_dwil_1.1 Seg168, whole genome shotgun sequence encodes:
- the LOC6652275 gene encoding uncharacterized protein LOC6652275 isoform X3 — protein sequence MFATQQLWLLCLLVGTLFASPIKGSEEEPLEDKITEDVVSIDNELQKVIRVMPQELPPKQDHTGNQMNSALFQIQPLRPGGPRQYLDSKRMRRPRPGKLMASSTAPSTSTTNTETKATEATALHPRL from the exons ATGTTCGCCACTCAACAACTATGG CTGCTTTGCCTGCTAGTGGGAACTCTCTTTGCATCACCTATAAAGGGCAGTGAGGAGGAACCCCTCGAAGATAAAATCACAGAGGATGTTGTGAGCATAGACAACGAGCTGCAAAAGGTCATACGGGTCATGCCACAGGAATTGCCACCGAAACAGGATCACACAGGCAATCAGATGAACTCGGCTCTCTTCCAGATCCAGCCTCTGCGTCCGGGTGGCCCTCGCCAATATCTGGACTCGAAGCGTATGCGTCGTCCTAGGCCAGGCAAGCTGATGGCATCGTCCACAGCTCCTTCCACTTCCACTACTAATACTG aaacaaaagcaacagaaGCAACTGCACTTCATCCTCGACTCTGA
- the LOC6652275 gene encoding uncharacterized protein LOC6652275 isoform X1 produces MFATQQLWLLCLLVGTLFASPIKGSEEEPLEDKITEDVVSIDNELQKVIRVMPQELPPKQDHTGNQMNSALFQIQPLRPGGPRQYLDSKRMRRPRPGKLMASSTAPSTSTTNTGEESQQPALNYPYNNELKAFPKQKQKQQKQLHFILDSDGESSQAIPVAMTPGPYPIYYVVSKTNGRFGKFPIKAFRTPAEFSKYLIKSKAEPIPRVQRFEGLVRR; encoded by the exons ATGTTCGCCACTCAACAACTATGG CTGCTTTGCCTGCTAGTGGGAACTCTCTTTGCATCACCTATAAAGGGCAGTGAGGAGGAACCCCTCGAAGATAAAATCACAGAGGATGTTGTGAGCATAGACAACGAGCTGCAAAAGGTCATACGGGTCATGCCACAGGAATTGCCACCGAAACAGGATCACACAGGCAATCAGATGAACTCGGCTCTCTTCCAGATCCAGCCTCTGCGTCCGGGTGGCCCTCGCCAATATCTGGACTCGAAGCGTATGCGTCGTCCTAGGCCAGGCAAGCTGATGGCATCGTCCACAGCTCCTTCCACTTCCACTACTAATACTGGTGAAGAATCGCAGCAGCCTGCTTTGAATTATCCATACAACAACGAACTAAAAGCCTTTCCCAAgcagaaacaaaagcaacagaaGCAACTGCACTTCATCCTCGACTCTGACGGGGAGAGTTCTCAAGCGATCCCAGTTGCCATGACCCCAGGTCCGTATCCCATTTACTATGTGGTCTCCAAGACGAATGGTCGCTTCGGCAAATTCCCCATCAAGGCCTTCCGCACTCCGGCGGAGTTCTCCAAGTATTTGATTAAGAGCAAGGCGGAACCGATTCCCCGTGTCCAACGCTTTGAGGGTTTGGTTAGGCGTTAG
- the LOC6652275 gene encoding uncharacterized protein LOC6652275 isoform X2 → MFATQQLWLLCLLVGTLFASPIKGSEEEPLEDKITEDVVSIDNELQKVIRVMPQELPPKQDHTGNQMNSALFQIQPLRPGGPRQYLDSKRMRRPRPGKLMASSTAPSTSTTNTAFPKQKQKQQKQLHFILDSDGESSQAIPVAMTPGPYPIYYVVSKTNGRFGKFPIKAFRTPAEFSKYLIKSKAEPIPRVQRFEGLVRR, encoded by the exons ATGTTCGCCACTCAACAACTATGG CTGCTTTGCCTGCTAGTGGGAACTCTCTTTGCATCACCTATAAAGGGCAGTGAGGAGGAACCCCTCGAAGATAAAATCACAGAGGATGTTGTGAGCATAGACAACGAGCTGCAAAAGGTCATACGGGTCATGCCACAGGAATTGCCACCGAAACAGGATCACACAGGCAATCAGATGAACTCGGCTCTCTTCCAGATCCAGCCTCTGCGTCCGGGTGGCCCTCGCCAATATCTGGACTCGAAGCGTATGCGTCGTCCTAGGCCAGGCAAGCTGATGGCATCGTCCACAGCTCCTTCCACTTCCACTACTAATACTG CCTTTCCCAAgcagaaacaaaagcaacagaaGCAACTGCACTTCATCCTCGACTCTGACGGGGAGAGTTCTCAAGCGATCCCAGTTGCCATGACCCCAGGTCCGTATCCCATTTACTATGTGGTCTCCAAGACGAATGGTCGCTTCGGCAAATTCCCCATCAAGGCCTTCCGCACTCCGGCGGAGTTCTCCAAGTATTTGATTAAGAGCAAGGCGGAACCGATTCCCCGTGTCCAACGCTTTGAGGGTTTGGTTAGGCGTTAG
- the LOC6652274 gene encoding sialin: MAEVKARTVLWYMAFFGFIVNYMLRINLNITIVDMLAEKGKTTPVANLSLASSSNATDFVRPERLSLERGILDWAHISYEKEGFHWNEKQQGALLGSFFWAHWILQIPGGVLARKYGTKLIFGWSNGIGIFCCFIIPLVSYLGYSYLLWLRVFQGFVTGLAWPSMHVMTAKWIPPNERSKFVSAYLGSSVGVALFYPIFGYIIDLIGWESVYYVSGVVGTFWFISWQFLVFDSPAEHPRIDESERRYIEKSLGASVQNTNPGPTPWREIVTSRPVWMNVVAQWGGIWGLFTLMTHGPTYFRIIHHWDVKATGFLSGLPHLMRMLFAYGFSMFADYLLRTERVSRTNVRKLATAVCCLLKGLVVLALAYFGYNSTAAIVLVTVATMVHGAVSSGPLASVVDLAPNYAGIVLGVSGAIGGMPGFISPFIVGLLTQGNQTIEAWKHVFQLTAAMLIGSGILYVLFSDSTLQAWNSGCCTTLPDVNLKELQALAEEKKPLNVDPDVTTEVDDESKTKPENDEK, from the exons ATGGCTGAAG TCAAGGCTCGTACTGTGCTATGGTACATGGCATTTTTTGGATTCATTGTCAACTATATGTTGCGGATTAATCTGAATATCACAATTGTGGATATGTTGGCAGAGAAAGGTAAGACGACGCCAGTTGCGAATCTATCTCTCGCCAGCTCTTCGAATGCAACGGACTTTGTACGCCCGGAAAGATTGTCATTGGAGCGTGGGATTCTGGATTGGGCACAT ATATCGTATGAAAAGGAGGGATTCCACTGGAATGAGAAGCAACAAGGCGCTTTATTGGGATCCTTTTTCTGGGCCCACTGGATTTTGCAGATTCCTGGTGGAGTTTTAGCAAGAAAATACGgaacaaaattgatttttggCTGGTCGAATGGCATTGGAATCTTCTGTTGTTTCATCATACCTCTTGTATCCTACCTGGGATATAGTTATCTATTGTGGTTACGGGTCTTCCAGGGATTTGTGACG GGCTTAGCTTGGCCTTCCATGCATGTGATGACTGCCAAATGGATTCCTCCCAATGAACGCAGTAAATTCGTCAGTGCTTATTTGGGCAGTTCCGTGGGCGTGGCTTTGTTTTATCCCATTTTCGGTTACATCATTGACTTGATAGGCTGGGAGAGTGTCTATTATGTGTCTGGAGTTGTTGGAACTTTCTGGTTTatttcctggcagtttttggttttcgacAGCCCAGCCGAACATCCTCGCATCGACGAATCAGAAAGACGTTATATAGAAAAGTCACTTGGAGCATCCGTGCAGAATACTAATCCAGGACCGACACCTTGGCGGGAGATAGTCACCTCGAGACCTGTCTGGATGAATGTGGTAGCACAATGGGGTGGTATCTGGGGTCTCTTTACTCTAATGACCCATGGTCCGACCTATTTCCGGATCATACATCACTGGGATGTCAAAGCG ACCGGCTTCCTTTCTGGGCTTCCACATTTGATGCGCATGTTGTTCGCCTATGGCTTTTCAATGTTTGCGGATTACTTGCTGCGTACGGAACGGGTTAGTCGCACCAATGTACGAAAACTGGCCACGGCTGTTTGTTGCCTACTGAAGGGTCTGGTGgtgttggctttggcctaTTTTGGCTACAATTCCACTGCGGCCATTGTTTTGGTGACTGTTGCTACGATGGTTCACGGAGCCGTCTCCTCCGGTCCACTGGCCTCAGTTGTGGATCTCGCTCCAAATTATGCCGGCATAGTGTTGGGAGTAAGTGGGGCCATTGGCGGCATGCCGGGCTTTATCTCACCCTTCATTGTGGGTCTACTGACGCAAGGAAAT CAAACTATTGAGGCCTGGAAACATGTATTCCAACTGACCGCCGCCATGTTAATTGGCAGCGGAATTCTGTATGTCCTGTTCTCGGACTCGACTCTTCAAGCCTGGAATAGCGGCTGCTGCACTACATTGCCCGATGTTAATCTCAAAGAGCTGCAAGCCCTTGCGGAGGAGAAGAAGCCACTCAATGTGGATCCCGATGTGACCACAGAAGTCGATGatgaaagcaaaacaaaacccGAAAACGATGAAAAGTGA
- the LOC6652180 gene encoding putative uncharacterized protein DDB_G0274435 isoform X1 codes for MDRVTKPQKKMLITLLRETKYMEGKKEKEWYWEKIQAALNTIGPKKTIIQWKKCWRDMRLTTRKKLAELKRCQLSGGSPPPGIELNQEDNDIIDIVGTEYFYEEMNGELKPENFMSGFDYVPEHFCDAILTAAAGQQQQQQHMQHPKDPQSHGQDHHGQDGETNDAPGSSNGGSYQGQLQQSHNGTVGGDHVSGSSGTQAHSGMPQHPAFHGSLHPHLLRRQHGSNASLTRESPFEEKLLQFMQDAFPKKSKKRKQRDPDRLFLLSLYEEIKRVPEEIRLDVKSELMQILKKYQKKSPVKAEKSSASSTSTSSQKQSSSGSSSASSAAAHLSHSMYQLQKKSEKETSPQSQVDRVAVTSGASASSAVSLHAAQQLPLFQLPKKYEESVVDKDQRKHAEAVAHQQQHAAHQQPPPPPPNEQHLHHPQMAHNIMFPLAQLRNEQSQHHAHNPHQQQQHPHQQQQQQQQQQQAQQQQHHPPTIFGSAPSTDRPAMSYENVG; via the exons ATG GATCGAGTGACAAAGCCGCAGAAGAAAATGCTCATTACATTACTGCGGGAAACAAAATACATGGAGGGCAAGAAGGAGAAGGAGTGGTATTGGGAAAAAATCCAAGCAGCATTAAATACAATTGGACCCAAAAAGACTATAATCCAATGGAAAAAG TGCTGGCGAGACATGCGCCTGACCACTAGGAAAAAATTAGCGGAACTAAAGCGTTGTCAGCTCTCGGGAGGATCGCCGCCTCCTGGCATTGAGTTAAATCAGGAGGATAACGACATCATTGACATCGTTGGCACTGAATATTTTTATGAGGAAATGAATGGAGAGCTTAAGCCAGAGAATTTCATGTCTGGCTTTGATTATGTGCCGGAACATTTTTGCGATGCCATTCTGACAGCTGCTGCaggccagcagcaacagcagcagcatatgCAGCACCCCAAGGATCCCCAGTCCCATGGGCAGGACCATCATGGTCAGGATGGAGAGACAAACGATGCCCCGGGCTCTTCGAATGGTGGGTCCTATCAAGGTCAACTGCAGCAGTCTCATAATGGAACGGTGGGAGGAGACCATGTCAGTGGTAGCAGTGGGACCCAGGCGCATTCGGGAATGCCACAACATCCCGCATTTCATGGTAGCCTGCATCCGCATCTTCTAAGGCGACAGCATGGCAGCAATGCATCACTTACTCGAGAATCTCCGTTTGAGGAGAAACTGTTGCAATTCATGCAAGACGCCTTTCCCAAGAAGAGCAAGAAGCGCAAACAGCGGGATCCAGATAGACTCTTCCTGCTCTCTCTATACGAGGAAATCAAGCGTGTGCCCGAGGAAATTCGCCTGGATGTCAAGTCTGAGCTAATGCAAATTTTAAAGAAGTACCAAAAGAAGTCTCCTGTCAAGGCGGAAAAGTCTTCAGCCTCTTCTACTTCGACCTCGTCGCAAAAGCAAAGTTCCAGTGGATCTAGCAGCGCCAGCTCGGCGGCAGCCCATCTATCCCACAGCATGTACCAGTTACAGAAAAAGAGCGAAAAGGAGACCTCGCCTCAATCTCAAGTGGATCGGGTTGCCGTTACGTCCGGTGCTTCTGCATCCTCTGCCGTCTCTCTTCATGCCGCCCAACAGTTGCCGCTATTCCAACTGCCGAAAAAGTACGAGGAGAGCGTTGTCGACAAGGATCAACGGAAACACGCGGAAGCGGTTgcccaccagcagcagcatgcCGCCCACCAGCAaccgccaccgccgccaccgAATGAACAGCATCTGCATCATCCGCAAATGGCACACAACATCATGTTCCCCTTAGCCCAGTTGCGCAACGAGCAATCACAACACCATGCCCAtaatccccaccagcaacaacaacatccacaccagcaacagcagcagcaacaacagcaacagcaagcacaacaacaacaacatcaccCGCCTACCATATTTGGCTCCGCCCCCAGCACAGATCGCCCGGCCATGTCCTACGAGAATGTCGGATGA
- the LOC6652180 gene encoding putative uncharacterized protein DDB_G0274435 isoform X2: MLITLLRETKYMEGKKEKEWYWEKIQAALNTIGPKKTIIQWKKCWRDMRLTTRKKLAELKRCQLSGGSPPPGIELNQEDNDIIDIVGTEYFYEEMNGELKPENFMSGFDYVPEHFCDAILTAAAGQQQQQQHMQHPKDPQSHGQDHHGQDGETNDAPGSSNGGSYQGQLQQSHNGTVGGDHVSGSSGTQAHSGMPQHPAFHGSLHPHLLRRQHGSNASLTRESPFEEKLLQFMQDAFPKKSKKRKQRDPDRLFLLSLYEEIKRVPEEIRLDVKSELMQILKKYQKKSPVKAEKSSASSTSTSSQKQSSSGSSSASSAAAHLSHSMYQLQKKSEKETSPQSQVDRVAVTSGASASSAVSLHAAQQLPLFQLPKKYEESVVDKDQRKHAEAVAHQQQHAAHQQPPPPPPNEQHLHHPQMAHNIMFPLAQLRNEQSQHHAHNPHQQQQHPHQQQQQQQQQQQAQQQQHHPPTIFGSAPSTDRPAMSYENVG; this comes from the exons ATGCTCATTACATTACTGCGGGAAACAAAATACATGGAGGGCAAGAAGGAGAAGGAGTGGTATTGGGAAAAAATCCAAGCAGCATTAAATACAATTGGACCCAAAAAGACTATAATCCAATGGAAAAAG TGCTGGCGAGACATGCGCCTGACCACTAGGAAAAAATTAGCGGAACTAAAGCGTTGTCAGCTCTCGGGAGGATCGCCGCCTCCTGGCATTGAGTTAAATCAGGAGGATAACGACATCATTGACATCGTTGGCACTGAATATTTTTATGAGGAAATGAATGGAGAGCTTAAGCCAGAGAATTTCATGTCTGGCTTTGATTATGTGCCGGAACATTTTTGCGATGCCATTCTGACAGCTGCTGCaggccagcagcaacagcagcagcatatgCAGCACCCCAAGGATCCCCAGTCCCATGGGCAGGACCATCATGGTCAGGATGGAGAGACAAACGATGCCCCGGGCTCTTCGAATGGTGGGTCCTATCAAGGTCAACTGCAGCAGTCTCATAATGGAACGGTGGGAGGAGACCATGTCAGTGGTAGCAGTGGGACCCAGGCGCATTCGGGAATGCCACAACATCCCGCATTTCATGGTAGCCTGCATCCGCATCTTCTAAGGCGACAGCATGGCAGCAATGCATCACTTACTCGAGAATCTCCGTTTGAGGAGAAACTGTTGCAATTCATGCAAGACGCCTTTCCCAAGAAGAGCAAGAAGCGCAAACAGCGGGATCCAGATAGACTCTTCCTGCTCTCTCTATACGAGGAAATCAAGCGTGTGCCCGAGGAAATTCGCCTGGATGTCAAGTCTGAGCTAATGCAAATTTTAAAGAAGTACCAAAAGAAGTCTCCTGTCAAGGCGGAAAAGTCTTCAGCCTCTTCTACTTCGACCTCGTCGCAAAAGCAAAGTTCCAGTGGATCTAGCAGCGCCAGCTCGGCGGCAGCCCATCTATCCCACAGCATGTACCAGTTACAGAAAAAGAGCGAAAAGGAGACCTCGCCTCAATCTCAAGTGGATCGGGTTGCCGTTACGTCCGGTGCTTCTGCATCCTCTGCCGTCTCTCTTCATGCCGCCCAACAGTTGCCGCTATTCCAACTGCCGAAAAAGTACGAGGAGAGCGTTGTCGACAAGGATCAACGGAAACACGCGGAAGCGGTTgcccaccagcagcagcatgcCGCCCACCAGCAaccgccaccgccgccaccgAATGAACAGCATCTGCATCATCCGCAAATGGCACACAACATCATGTTCCCCTTAGCCCAGTTGCGCAACGAGCAATCACAACACCATGCCCAtaatccccaccagcaacaacaacatccacaccagcaacagcagcagcaacaacagcaacagcaagcacaacaacaacaacatcaccCGCCTACCATATTTGGCTCCGCCCCCAGCACAGATCGCCCGGCCATGTCCTACGAGAATGTCGGATGA
- the LOC6652179 gene encoding structural maintenance of chromosomes protein 2 codes for MYVKKLILDGFKSYGKRTEIEGFDREFTAITGLNGSGKSNILDAICFVLGISNLQNVRASALQDLVYKNGQAGISKATVTIVFDNSNPAQCPQGYEKCRDISVARQVVVNGKNKFLINGKLVQNKKVQDFFCSIQLNVNNPNFLIMQGKIQQVLNMKPKEVLSMVEEAAGTSIYKTKRDATKNLIEKKEGKVRETTALLDEEILPKLVKLRQERTAYQEYQKTCRDIEFLIRIHISAKYLKQLDALQSVEASAQKIETKISNCQSTLSKNLEEIGTIDASVQEMQQQIDDQMGGSIKGLEAELTAKRALEATASGSLKAAQGTIQQEEKKIHLASKSIADDERALQKKEATMAQVNEEFQGLKDADAKDSKAYEDAKAKLEAVSQGLSTNEDGQASTLQEQLMVAKEQFSEAQTTIKTSEMELRHTRTLLKERQSETQTNDAAYVKDKRLLDQLQVEIQHLDRQMGEVNYEGGQFEQLRDRRQQLQDDVRGIKRNLDRCDASRYDLVYQDPEPNFNRRKVRGMVGKLFQVKDMKNSMALLMTAGGSLYHFVTDDDVTSKKILQRGKLQKRVCMIPINKISRGCLSQGVIDYAQQKVGKENAQWALDLIQYDDFFDPVMKFVFGSTLICKNLEVAKALSYDPRINCRSVTLEGDIVDPFGTMSGGAAPKGANVLEELHSIKQVEKEYKQKTNELQQLEHQMRSIEQVAHSYNKLKENLEMRQHELSMCQSRLAQTTFQQNQAEIEEMKEKVTALEQQISESREKQKTSQIKVKDIESKLADAKGYRERELKSATTEMKAAKQRADKSRTNWKKREQEFETLQLEITELQKSIEKAKEQHKGMVEDLEKYKSELQALQQNSSSAATDVAQLERAIKAQKDQLNAQNKEMRNLLIKKEKLLKQNQELELEIKKRENEKNKISGESKEAKKRMDALEAKYPWIPEEKSFFGVKNTRYDYSKEDPVEAGNKLVKMQEKKDKMERTLNMNAIMILEREEENFKETERRREIVAKDKEKIKNIIVKMDEEEQGQLNRAWTQVTKNFSGIFSSLLPGAQARLNPVMTNGALSGLEIKVGFNGVWKDNLGELSGGQKSLVALSLVLAMLKFSPAPLYILDEVDAALDMSHTQNIGTMLKEHFTDSQFLIVSLKDGLFNHANVLFRTLFENGVSSVSRQVSRINTATHKS; via the exons ATGTATGTGAAGAAGCTTATTCTGGATGGCTTCAAGTCGTATGGCAAGCGAACAGAGATCGAAGGATTTGATCGTGAATTCACGGCCATTACAGGATTGAATGGTTCCGGGAAATCCAACATTTTGGATGCAATATGCTTTGTGCTGGGCATTAGCAATTTACAAAAT GTTCGAGCCTCAGCTTTGCAGGATTTGGTGTATAAAAATGGTCAGGCAGGCATCTCTAAAGCTACTGTGACAATTGTTTTTGATAATTCCAATCCTGCCCAATGCCCCCAAGGATATGAAAAATGTCGCGACATTTCAGTAGCTCGACAAGTAGTAGTGAATGGAAAAAATAAGTTTCTCATTAATGGAAAGTTggttcaaaacaaaaaagtccAAGATTTCTTTTGCTCCATTCAACTAAATGTAAACAATCCGAATTTCCTTATTATGCAGGGAAAAATTCAACAAGTTCTTAACATGAAACCCAAGGAG GTTCTATCTATGGTAGAGGAAGCAGCTGGTACCAGTATTTATAAGACCAAAAGAGATGCTACGAAAAATCTGATAGAGAAAAAGGAGGGAAAGGTACGGGAAACAACAGCGTTGCTGGACGAGGAGATCTTACCCAAGTTGGTCAAACTTAGGCAAGAGCGGACCGCTTATCAGGAATACCAGAAGACATGTCGGGATATTGAGTTTCTCATAAGAATTCACATATCCGCCAAGTATTTAAAGCAACTGGATGCCCTTCAGTCTGTAGAGGCAAGTGCACAGAAGATTGAAACGAAAATATCCAATTGCCAGTCGACGCTTTCAAAGAACCTTGAAGAAATAGGGACAATCGATGCTTCGGTGCAGGAGATGCAACAGCAGATAGATGATCAAATGGGTGGCAGCATCAAAGGCTTGGAGGCGGAACTAACAGCAAAGCGAGCTTTGGAGGCCACAGCATCTGGTAGTTTGAAAGCCGCCCAGGGTACTATACAGcaggaagagaaaaaaatccATTTAGCTAGCAAAAGCATAGCCGATGATGAGCGGGccttgcaaaaaaaagaagctacTATGGCCCAGGTGAATGAGGAGTTTCAAGGCCTTAAAGATGCCGATGCAAAGGACTCTAAGGCTTACGAAGATGCCAAGGCGAAATTGGAAGCCGTGTCCCAGGGCTTGTCCACCAATGAAGATGGCCAAGCTTCGACACTTCAAGAGCAGTTGATGG TGGCCAAGGAGCAGTTTAGCGAGGCACAGACAACGATTAAAACCTCTGAAATGGAACTGCGTCATACGAGGACGCTTCTGAAGGAACGACAAAGTGAGACCCAAACAAACGACGCCGCCTATGTAAAGGACAAGCGTCTGCTAGATCAACTACAGGTGGAAATCCAACATCTCGACCGTCAAATGGGGGAAGTGAACTATGAAGGCGGTCAGTTCGAACAGTTGCGGGATCGCCGACAGCAGCTCCAAGACGATGTGCGAGGAATCAAGAGAAATCTGGACAGATGTGATGCATCAAGGTACGATCTCGTATATCAAGATCCCGAACCGAATTTCAACAGACGCAAAGTAAGAGGCATGGTGGGAAAGCTGTTTCAGGTAAAGGACATGAAAAATTCCATGGCTCTGTTAATGACAGCTGGCGGTTCG CTTTACCACTTTGTCACGGACGACGATGTGACCAGTAAGAAGATTTTGCAGCGTGGAAAACTACAAAAACGCGTGTGTATGATTCCCATAAATAAAATCTCAAGAGGTTGCCTTAGTCAAGGTGTGATTGACTATGCCCAACAGAAAGTTGGCAAAGAGAACGCCCAGTGGGCCTTGGACCTGATCCAGTACGATGATTTCTTTGATCCTGTAATGAAATTCGTATTTGGCAGCACTCTAATATGCAAGAATCTCGAAGTGGCCAAAGCTCTCAGCTATGATCCTCGTATCAATTGTCGATCGGTCACACTGGAAGGAGATATAGTAGATCCGTTTGGTACTATGTCGGGTGGTGCAGCTCCCAAAGGAGCAAATGTATTGGAAGAGTTGCACTCGATTAAGCAAGTTGAGAAGGAATACAAACAGAAGACAAATGAATTGCAGCAACTCGAACATCAAATGCG ATCAATCGAACAAGTAGCTCATTCATATAACAAGCTGAAAGAGAATTTAGAAATGAGACAACATGAGCTATCTATGTGTCAGAGCCGATTGGCTCAGACCACTTTTCAGCAGAATCAGGCAGAGATTGAGGAAATGAAAGAGAAGGTCACAGCATTGGAGCAGCAAATCTCGGAATCCCGGGAGAAGCAAAAGACTTCCCAGATCAAGGTTAAGGATATTGAGAGCAAGCTGGCAGACGCCAAGGGCTATAGAGAGCGCGAGTTAAAGTCGGCTACAACCGAGATGAAAGCAGCCAAACAGAGAGCAGACAAATCTCGGACCAATTGGAAGAAACGAGAACAAGAATTTGAGACTTTACAGCTTGAAATAACCGAATTACAGAAATCTATTGAGAAGGCCAAGGAGCAACACAAAGGAATGGTGGAAGACCTCGAGAAATACAAATCCGAATTGCAGGCCCTGCAACAGAATAGTTCCAGTGCTGCCACGGATGTAGCCCAGCTAGAGCGAGCAATAAAGGCTCAGAAGGATCAATTAAATGCCCAGAACAAGGAAATGCGCAACTTGTTGATTAAGAAGGAAAAACTGCTTAAGCAGAATCAAGAACTTGAACTCGAGATAAAGAAAAGGGAAAACGAAAAGAACAAGATCAGCGGTGAGTCCAAGGAGGCCAAGAAACGAATGGATGCCCTGGAGGCTAAGTATCCCTGGATTCCTGAAGAGAAAAGCTTCTTTGGCGTTAAGAATACGCGTTATGACTACAGCAAAGAGGATCCTGTGGAGGCGGGCAACAAGTTGGTCAAAATGCAGGAGAAGAAGGACAAAATGGAGCGTACCCTCAACATGAATGCCATTATGATCCTTGAGCGAGAGGAAGAGAATTTTAAAGAGACCGAGCGTCGCCGTGAAATTGTGGCGAAAGACAAAGAGAAAATCAAGAATATCATTGTAAAAATGGACGAGGAGGAGCAAGGACAACTAAATCGTGCCTGGACTCAGGTTACAAAGAATTTTAGTGGCATTTTCAGTTCCCTTCTGCCAGGAGCTCAGGCTAGACTTAATCCTGTCATGACTAACGGTGCTTTAAGCGGCCTAGAGATAAAAGTCGGGTTTAATGGCGTTTGGAAAGATAATTTGGGTGAGCTGTCGGGTGGACAGAAATCATTGGTGGCCTTGTCCCTTGTATTGGCCATGCTAAAATTTTCTCCAGCTCCACTTTACATTCTTGATGAAGTCGATGCCGCCCTGGATATGTCGCACACTCAGAATATTGGCACCATGTTAAAGGAGCATTTCACTGACTCACAATTCTTGATTGTTTCTCTCAAGGACGGCCTTTTCAATCATGCTAATGTCCTGTTCCGGACACTTTTTGAGAACGGTGTGTCAAGCGTTTCGCGACAAGTAAGCCGGATAAACACAGCAACACATAAAAGCTAG